From a single Pseudoalteromonas ulvae UL12 genomic region:
- the cyoE gene encoding heme o synthase, whose amino-acid sequence MNAISYSEKIKINLSQVIGTAQDYLVLCKIKVVALLVLTALVGVALAPELMTQRTVIQQFMSLFGIGLLASSAAVINHVVDSGIDSKMARTRHRPLVKGRVSETHAVIFSLLIGCLGFIVLCVFSNLLAAVLTLLALVGYAFVYTMFLKRATPQNIVIGGLAGAMPPLLGWVSETGQLAAEPWLLVMIIFTWTPPHFWALAIHRKDDYARAKIPMLPVTHGIDFCKTCVLLYSVLLGVVCVIPYLIGMSGWLYLVISVMLNGVFIYKAIQLKWYANQGTAMNLFKYSIVQLMLLFIGLFLDKWFL is encoded by the coding sequence ATGAATGCAATATCATATAGTGAAAAAATAAAAATAAACCTCTCTCAAGTGATTGGCACTGCACAAGATTATTTAGTGTTATGTAAAATAAAAGTGGTTGCTCTATTAGTGTTAACGGCCTTAGTTGGGGTTGCTTTAGCTCCTGAGTTAATGACTCAAAGAACCGTTATTCAACAATTCATGAGTTTATTTGGCATCGGTCTGCTTGCAAGTAGTGCGGCTGTTATCAATCATGTGGTTGATAGTGGTATTGATAGTAAGATGGCGAGAACCCGCCATCGACCTTTGGTTAAAGGGCGAGTATCTGAAACTCATGCAGTGATCTTTTCATTACTAATAGGTTGTCTTGGTTTTATTGTTTTATGTGTTTTTTCGAATTTACTGGCGGCAGTGTTAACTTTGTTGGCATTAGTTGGGTATGCGTTTGTTTATACAATGTTTTTAAAACGCGCCACGCCACAAAATATTGTCATAGGGGGATTAGCTGGAGCTATGCCGCCTTTGTTAGGCTGGGTATCTGAAACTGGGCAGTTAGCGGCTGAACCTTGGTTGCTTGTCATGATTATTTTCACTTGGACCCCACCTCATTTTTGGGCATTAGCAATCCATCGTAAAGATGATTATGCCAGAGCGAAAATTCCTATGTTGCCAGTCACTCATGGAATTGATTTTTGCAAAACATGTGTGCTGCTTTATTCAGTCTTACTCGGTGTGGTGTGTGTTATTCCGTATTTAATCGGTATGTCGGGCTGGTTGTATTTGGTTATATCTGTGATGTTGAACGGGGTGTTTATTTATAAAGCAATTCAATTAAAATGGTACGCCAATCAAGGGACTGCAATGAACTTATTTAAATATTCTATTGTGCAATTGATGTTACTATTTATAGGTTTATTTTTAGATAAATGGTTCCTTTAA